The Arachis ipaensis cultivar K30076 chromosome B03, Araip1.1, whole genome shotgun sequence region NNNNNNNNNNNNNNNNNNNNNNNNNNNNNNNNNNNNNNNNNNNNNNNNNNNNNNNNNNNNNNNNNNNNNNNNNNNNNNNNNNNNNNNNNNNNNNNNNNNNNNNNNNNNNNNNNNNNNNNNNNNNNNNNNNNNNNNNNNNNNNNNNNNNNNNNNNNNNNNNNNNNNNNNNNNNNNNNNNNNNNNNNNNNNNNNNNNNNNNNNNNNNNNNNNNNNNNNNNNNNNNNNNNNNNNNNNNNNNNNNNNNNNNNNNNNNNNNNNNNNNNNNNNNNNNNNNNNNNNNNNNNNNNNNNNNNNNNNNNNNNNNNNNNNNNNNNNNNNNNNNNNNNNNNNNNNNNNNNNNNNNNNNNNNNNNNNNNNNNNNNNNNNNNNNNNNNNNNNNNNNNNNNNNNNNNNNNNNNNNNNNNNNNNNNNNNNNNNNNNNNNNNNNNNNNNNNNNNNNNNNNNNNNNNNNNNNNNNNNNNNNNNNNNNNNNNNNNNNNNNNNNNNNNNNNNNNNNNNNNNNNNNNNNNNNNNNNNNNNNNNNNNNNNNNNNNNNNNNNNNNNNNNNNNNNNNNNNNNNNNNNNNNNNNNNNNNNNNNNNNNNNNNNNNNNNNNNNNNNNNNNNNNNNNNNNNNNNNNNNNNNNNNNNNNNNNNNNNNNNNNNNNNNNNNNNNNNNNNNNNNNNNNNNNNNNNNNNNNNNNNNNNNNNNNNNNNNNNNNNNNNNNNNNNNNNNNNNNNNNNNNNNNNNNNNNNNNNNNNNNNNNCTAATTCACTAATTTATTGGTTCAACCAATTTAACCGTAGTTCAACCGAAAAAATcgttttacaataaaataataaataaattataaaataactctcatcaacacaataaaaaacaatcaataaatcatcaacacaataaaaattataaaacatgTTTATtgttataatataaaatattaaatgttTTCCAAGCTTCCAGTCAAATGTGTTTTCATATGATGGTGAAAATTCATAAATTGAGTCTGAGTAAACAATCTTTAAAAAGATACTTAAAATAGGATCAATCATTTGTCTTCTAAAACATAAATTCCAAGAAACATATTTTAGATTGCATACTCAAGCACTTACTATCTATCCAGAGCAAGTCAACAACACTACAATATACAAAAATATTCCAGTGCATTCATTCACTAAATAGATATTCCAAACAATTAGTTGCAGCAACCTAAGCACCAAAAGAAACCCTGCAATACGATACCATATTGTGGTTCACTAGTCAATGACAATCGGCTTCTGTTCACTTGCACCAATTCTATCCCTTTTAAAAAACACTTCGGGGAGATCACCTCTGAGAATTTGAACTTCAAAGACAATTTTCTCATCACTGTTTGCCATGAGCTCGAAAACACAAGCATCTCCCTCCACCAAGCAATTAGCTTTGACAAATTTTCTCCAGCCTCCATCGAAGAACTTGCGACCCGGAGCATGTCCACGATACACCATGTCCCAGCTCTCGCCTCCACACTTAAGAACAGTAGGGACCTCAGCAGATGGAAGTATATCTATTAAGTCCTTTGATGGCCCCTATTTACCAATATAAGATTTTAACATGATTAATTTATTATTGGAAGTGTAAAAGAAGGGAATAAATATTTTATAGCTAACACAAACATTAAATTGTCTTGTGTTTTATGTGCTCAACAGGCACAGTAGAGTTTAAAAAAAAATCCCTATACATGAAATGGACCTTTGAAAGAACAAGTGCATTCAGCTCCAATGACTATTGCAAATTCAAAGCAATAAtcgaaatgtaaaaaaaaaaaaaatgttatccTGATTTTGTGTATTCTTATCCTTTCCATTGAAGACATCAAGTGCAAACATGCATCCGTTTTAATCTAATTGATAACCTTAAATTAAACGAAATGGTCTTCTGAAATGTGGAAGATTGATATTCATCAGAAATTTAGACGTTCATATGACTTCTTAATCTTCTCTGACTATATCAGAGGCGAATGAAATTATAACATAATGTGAAATTACCATGAGACAACTACGACGAACATGTGATTTTGAAAGAACTACATGAAAGAATGGATTTCTTGAAAGTGGTGCAATCTCATTGCTCGATAAGTTTGCTGCAGGATCAGCTGGCTTTGGCAATGGGGCTTGCCCTTCTACTGAAACTGCAAAATTTGAGTTGGTTGAAGTTAGATTTAAATGTTGCATACAGAGTTTCATCGGATCACAACCCTTCCAAATAGTTTCATCGGATCACAGACTTTCCAACTATGAGTCTATATTCCATAAATAATTTTACTAATTCCCTTAGTCCTATTTCCTTGGAGACTAGTTTCCAACTTTGCCACGCTAAAGTTCTTTATTCTTTAGATGCATTATCTAAACACTTCCAAAACATTTAACTCTATACAACTTATTTTTACCGATTTCAATCACATCATGGTTAACCTAAATGTCTCTATTACCTATGATTTATGTACCCTAAAGAGATGATAGATTAAACagaacaaaaaaagaaagaaagataaaatacaaACAGTATACCAGTCACTAAAATCATGAGATTCAGGAAAGAAANNNNNNNNNNNNNNNNNNNNNNNNNNNNNNNNNNNNNNNNNNNNNNNNNNNNACAAGCATCCCGCATTAACACAGGATGCAGGGAAGGGGTCACACCCAAAGGATGTAATGTACATAGCTTAGCCTGATAATTCCATTAGTGGCTGTTTCCACGACTTGAACCCAAAAGGTCACACGGAATAATTCAGCCGTTGCTCAAAAGCTCCCCTTAGAAAAAATGATAAAGTCAACAATTTTTGCAAGTTGTGATACATGGACTATCTAGCCACTCCCCTCTTATCAATTTTTGAGGAGTACACTTTCTACTAAATCAAGTGGTATTGTAGAATGCTTTTGTTCACCAAGTTGTTGATTTACCACTCTTTCAACCTTTAGATATGCCATATTATGTGGTTATAAGGCATTAAACTCCGATTTACATTAGGAACTCCCACATCACGTCTAATATCAAACATATTTTGCATACTTATTATCTCTGTATTTGTGTCCCAAAGACAGCTTCTAAACACTACGTCAAGTAGAGAGGTAATCAGGGGAAGGGACAATGTTTTGTCCTGTTTTGGAACCCACATCAAGAAACCAAAAGCCCTTTTGGGAACATCTTTACACTTAACATTTTGTTAAATTGAATACTAAGCTATTCACAGGTACAACAAAAACGCAATTTGTTCTCAATATCCAAATTTGTTTAACATTAatcatttaaataaataaataaattccatgGGCAAAGCTGTTTAACACTAACCAAATAAAT contains the following coding sequences:
- the LOC107632416 gene encoding B3 domain-containing protein Os04g0386900-like; the encoded protein is MSSPGSSSTSRVSVEGQAPLPKPADPAANLSSNEIAPLSRNPFFHVVLSKSHVRRSCLMGPSKDLIDILPSAEVPTVLKCGGESWDMVYRGHAPGRKFFDGGWRKFVKANCLVEGDACVFELMANSDEKIVFEVQILRGDLPEVFFKRDRIGASEQKPIVID